The following coding sequences are from one Ruminococcus flavefaciens AE3010 window:
- a CDS encoding GNAT family N-acetyltransferase — translation MHIDEISACKSDYMELLILGDEQEEMIMKYLDRGRLFVLKDDDKVCAVCVVTDEGDFTLELKNIAVSEKVQRHGFGRTLISFIESKFAGAFKRLIVGTGDSPLTVPFYEKCGFRKCGVIKNFFIDNYDHPIIEAGVQLCDMICFEKELSEDHGTDREGIAEIR, via the coding sequence ATCCATATAGACGAAATTTCAGCCTGCAAATCCGATTATATGGAGCTTCTTATCCTTGGGGACGAACAGGAAGAAATGATAATGAAGTACCTTGACAGAGGAAGACTTTTTGTGTTGAAAGATGATGATAAGGTCTGCGCAGTCTGTGTTGTTACCGACGAAGGCGATTTCACTCTTGAACTGAAAAACATCGCCGTTTCGGAGAAAGTACAACGCCATGGATTCGGCAGAACGCTTATCTCATTCATAGAAAGTAAATTTGCAGGAGCTTTCAAAAGGCTCATTGTCGGTACGGGAGACAGTCCGCTGACCGTGCCGTTTTATGAAAAATGCGGCTTCAGAAAATGCGGAGTTATCAAGAACTTTTTTATTGATAACTATGACCACCCAATAATCGAAGCGGGTGTTCAATTGTGTGATATGATATGTTTTGAAAAGGAGCTTTCCGAAGATCATGGAACAGATAGAGAAGGTATTGCCGAAATACGGTGA
- the ymfI gene encoding elongation factor P 5-aminopentanone reductase, whose product MKTALVTGGAGGIGEAICRRLAADGYFVYVNYAHSAEKAKHIAGEIGGEAVCFDVSEAEAVKEAFGNIGKLDLLVNNAGVSAIELFNSMSQDIADKILNINLKGAMNCARTVLPQMIKAKTGNIINIASMWGQCGASCEVDYSASKAGMIGFTKALAKEVAPSGIRVNCVSPGFIMTQMNKNFSSEDLELIKEDIPLGIFGKPKHVADAVAFLASDSSEYITGQVLAVNGGMVI is encoded by the coding sequence ATGAAAACTGCACTTGTCACAGGCGGAGCAGGCGGTATCGGAGAGGCTATCTGCCGACGTTTGGCTGCTGACGGATATTTTGTATATGTAAACTATGCTCATTCTGCTGAAAAAGCAAAGCATATCGCCGGAGAGATAGGCGGAGAAGCTGTCTGCTTCGATGTCTCTGAAGCTGAAGCGGTCAAAGAAGCTTTCGGTAACATCGGAAAGCTTGATCTCCTTGTCAATAACGCAGGCGTATCAGCTATTGAGCTTTTCAACTCAATGTCACAGGATATAGCCGATAAGATATTGAATATCAATCTTAAAGGAGCTATGAACTGTGCAAGAACTGTGCTTCCGCAAATGATAAAGGCAAAAACAGGCAATATAATCAATATCGCTTCTATGTGGGGGCAGTGCGGAGCTTCCTGCGAAGTGGATTATTCTGCGTCAAAGGCAGGAATGATAGGTTTTACAAAGGCACTTGCAAAGGAAGTGGCGCCGTCGGGAATCCGCGTTAACTGCGTATCGCCCGGCTTTATAATGACACAGATGAACAAGAATTTCTCATCAGAAGATCTGGAACTGATAAAAGAGGATATCCCCCTTGGAATATTCGGCAAACCCAAGCATGTCGCAGACGCTGTAGCATTTCTGGCTTCTGACAGCTCAGAGTATATTACAGGTCAGGTGCTTGCGGTAAACGGCGGAATGGTAATATAG
- a CDS encoding cytidine deaminase → MSNKELFAAAVKAAEKSYSNYSHFTVGAALLTKDGKLFAGCNIENASYSLTICAERTAVFKAVSEGYTDFKAIAIAGSGNNDFSKPCSPCGACLQVLSEFCGDDFKILLADGEHSLADFLPKRFNEESMK, encoded by the coding sequence ATGAGCAATAAGGAGCTTTTTGCAGCAGCTGTAAAAGCCGCTGAGAAATCTTATTCTAACTATTCACATTTCACTGTAGGAGCAGCTCTTCTTACAAAGGATGGCAAGCTATTTGCAGGCTGCAATATTGAAAACGCATCTTACTCACTGACCATATGTGCCGAGCGCACAGCTGTATTCAAGGCTGTTTCGGAGGGATATACCGATTTTAAAGCCATTGCCATTGCAGGCAGTGGAAACAATGACTTCTCCAAGCCCTGCTCCCCATGCGGAGCCTGTTTACAGGTTCTCAGTGAATTCTGCGGAGACGACTTCAAAATATTACTCGCTGACGGTGAGCACAGCCTTGCTGATTTTCTCCCCAAACGATTCAATGAGGAAAGCATGAAATGA
- a CDS encoding DUF896 domain-containing protein — MDQKKIDRINELARKSKSEGLTEAEKAEQTELRNEYRRAVTGNLAAQLEHTYIMTPDGKKRKVGKGR, encoded by the coding sequence TTGGATCAGAAAAAAATCGACCGTATAAACGAGCTTGCACGCAAATCAAAGTCAGAGGGCTTGACAGAAGCCGAAAAAGCCGAGCAGACCGAGCTCAGAAACGAATATCGCCGAGCTGTAACAGGCAATCTCGCTGCACAGCTTGAACATACATACATTATGACGCCCGACGGCAAAAAGCGCAAGGTGGGCAAGGGAAGGTGA
- a CDS encoding HD domain-containing protein translates to MNERLEKQIGFILELDKMKNLYRQTYVLHENRKENDAEHSWHIAIMAILLSEYANTDIDVTRVIKMLLLHDIIEIDAGDTYCYDEAGNSTKAEREEKAARRIFGLLPEDQCKEFYGLWREFEDSVTKEARFAAVMDRLQPLLLNYTKGGISWTEHGIHKEQVLNRNEAYFHEADELSQLIRSVIDDAEKKGWLK, encoded by the coding sequence ATGAATGAAAGACTTGAAAAGCAAATCGGATTTATACTGGAACTTGACAAAATGAAGAATCTGTACCGTCAGACCTATGTTCTGCATGAGAACAGAAAGGAAAACGATGCAGAACATAGCTGGCATATCGCTATAATGGCGATATTGCTGTCAGAATATGCAAATACCGATATTGACGTTACAAGAGTTATTAAAATGCTGCTTCTGCACGATATTATCGAGATAGATGCAGGAGATACATACTGCTACGACGAAGCAGGAAATTCAACTAAAGCCGAGCGTGAGGAAAAAGCTGCACGCAGGATATTCGGACTTCTTCCGGAAGATCAGTGTAAGGAATTTTACGGACTCTGGCGCGAATTTGAGGACAGTGTTACCAAAGAAGCAAGATTTGCAGCTGTTATGGACAGGCTGCAGCCGCTTTTGCTGAATTATACAAAGGGCGGTATTTCGTGGACGGAACATGGTATTCACAAGGAACAGGTATTGAATAGAAACGAAGCTTATTTCCACGAAGCCGATGAACTTTCACAGCTTATCAGATCAGTCATTGATGATGCGGAAAAGAAAGGCTGGCTCAAATAG